A genomic window from uncultured Fibrobacter sp. includes:
- a CDS encoding WYL domain-containing protein, with translation MINVSQKIKVAVSHLLRSQMELDVEDYGLKSLSDLCNRILARYAEFTPPDPTKIGTDDTLYKNVPPLQFTLNQPGESFANFANSFTKNAGTKIATLCRYYFECYVNMPRGKRECFIFRDELDKLNAATEARTNVSLTYRGERKCVSPCFLAFSPSQVRAYVVVCDDKVECAAAGARFHSLRLCHIRGVAPDTASKAFHCENFELSHQAEVFREHFDPFLCYGQQVKVKLTEEGARRYNKLTTNRPKVIAFGESESAQAAATAEVNGAGTYTFECSEKLAKVYFPQFLSDADVLAPRELRLWFKEQFEKAAGVYKGI, from the coding sequence AAAATAAAAGTCGCCGTTTCGCACCTGCTGCGTTCGCAGATGGAATTGGACGTCGAGGACTACGGACTGAAAAGCCTGAGCGATCTTTGCAACAGGATACTCGCCCGCTATGCAGAATTTACGCCGCCCGATCCGACCAAAATCGGTACGGACGATACGCTGTACAAGAACGTGCCCCCGCTCCAGTTCACGCTGAACCAACCCGGCGAAAGCTTTGCGAACTTCGCGAATTCATTTACCAAGAACGCGGGCACCAAAATCGCGACCCTCTGCCGCTACTACTTTGAATGCTACGTGAACATGCCTCGCGGCAAGCGCGAATGTTTTATATTCCGCGACGAACTGGACAAGCTGAATGCCGCCACGGAGGCCCGCACCAACGTTTCGCTCACCTACCGCGGAGAACGAAAGTGCGTTTCGCCCTGCTTCTTGGCGTTCTCGCCGTCGCAGGTGCGGGCATACGTGGTGGTGTGCGACGACAAAGTAGAGTGTGCCGCTGCCGGTGCGCGATTCCATTCACTGCGACTCTGTCACATCCGGGGAGTCGCCCCCGACACCGCAAGCAAGGCGTTCCACTGCGAAAACTTTGAACTCTCGCACCAGGCGGAAGTGTTCCGCGAACACTTCGACCCATTTTTGTGCTACGGGCAGCAGGTAAAGGTGAAACTCACCGAAGAAGGCGCCAGGCGCTACAACAAACTCACCACCAACCGCCCGAAAGTGATCGCCTTTGGCGAAAGCGAATCAGCGCAAGCTGCCGCAACCGCCGAGGTAAACGGCGCCGGCACCTACACCTTCGAGTGCTCCGAGAAACTCGCAAAAGTGTACTTTCCGCAATTCCTAAGCGACGCCGATGTCCTCGCCCCGCGTGAACTGCGCCTATGGTTCAAGGAACAGTTCGAAAAGGCTGCGGGAGTGTATAAGGGCATTTAA
- a CDS encoding FISUMP domain-containing protein: MSIMVMAKKTTQPQAEGEKTAKRTAAEMGTFVDPRDGTEYKTCKIGNQVWLAENLKFELDSDDCVAYDEDYQYFDKYGYLYSEKGLKEAIPEGWHLPSKKEWETMVRFAKKDSRCRDVLSVIASEEWIESSSDKYGFSMVPGGRRDDNDDFELIDFSAHFWCVEKTVDPISHAIGREKFYTCVRFEDGCDEIDDEDYPAYASVRLIKDAE, encoded by the coding sequence ATGTCCATTATGGTTATGGCCAAGAAAACCACCCAGCCCCAGGCCGAGGGCGAAAAGACTGCAAAGAGAACCGCTGCCGAGATGGGGACTTTCGTGGATCCGCGCGACGGTACTGAATACAAGACCTGCAAAATCGGTAATCAGGTCTGGCTGGCCGAGAACCTGAAATTCGAGCTGGATTCAGACGACTGCGTCGCCTACGACGAAGATTACCAGTACTTCGATAAGTACGGTTATCTGTATAGCGAAAAAGGGTTGAAAGAAGCGATTCCCGAGGGTTGGCACTTGCCGAGCAAAAAGGAATGGGAAACGATGGTCCGCTTTGCAAAGAAGGATTCCCGTTGCAGGGACGTTTTGAGCGTCATAGCCTCGGAGGAATGGATCGAGTCAAGCTCTGACAAGTACGGCTTTTCGATGGTACCTGGTGGAAGGCGTGATGACAACGATGATTTTGAACTGATTGATTTTTCGGCTCATTTTTGGTGCGTCGAAAAAACGGTTGATCCAATAAGTCACGCGATTGGTCGCGAAAAATTCTATACGTGTGTGCGTTTCGAAGACGGCTGTGATGAAATCGATGACGAGGATTATCCGGCTTACGCTTCTGTCCGTCTGATCAAGGATGCGGAATAA
- a CDS encoding EcsC family protein — translation MSSDSDNHSFMMQLLDKAYDAAVSGSVPGTDSAEDLARDYQNDYDEPLKAAEALVRWQNVKAGTSGFVTGLGGLITIPVALPANITSVIYVQIRMIAAIAKIGGYDLHDDRVKTLVFVCLAGNSAKDVLKTAGISVATAAAKGLIKQIPKTVIGQINKAVGFRLITKFGTKGAVNLGKAVPFIGGVLGAAMDAAATNAIGNVAIKTFIDENYN, via the coding sequence ATGTCTTCCGACTCTGATAATCATTCTTTTATGATGCAACTTCTTGACAAGGCCTATGATGCGGCTGTTTCAGGAAGTGTTCCGGGTACTGATTCTGCCGAAGACTTGGCGCGAGATTATCAAAATGATTATGATGAGCCGTTGAAGGCGGCTGAGGCCTTAGTAAGGTGGCAAAATGTGAAGGCCGGAACGTCTGGTTTTGTTACTGGATTGGGCGGCTTAATAACAATACCTGTTGCTTTGCCTGCTAATATTACGTCTGTCATCTATGTGCAGATTCGTATGATTGCTGCTATTGCGAAAATTGGTGGCTATGACCTGCATGATGACAGAGTGAAAACCTTGGTGTTTGTTTGTCTAGCAGGGAATTCTGCAAAAGATGTTTTGAAAACTGCCGGAATTTCGGTTGCAACTGCGGCTGCGAAGGGGCTCATCAAGCAGATTCCCAAAACGGTAATTGGTCAGATAAACAAAGCTGTGGGCTTTCGTCTAATAACAAAATTCGGGACTAAAGGCGCTGTAAATTTGGGAAAAGCGGTTCCGTTTATTGGCGGCGTTTTAGGGGCTGCAATGGATGCTGCCGCCACGAATGCTATTGGTAATGTGGCTATTAAAACATTCATTGATGAAAATTATAATTGA